A single genomic interval of Flavihumibacter rivuli harbors:
- a CDS encoding OB-fold putative lipoprotein codes for MKRKYIIGIMALLLLFGAWYGYHEYNRKIVPTSDLKAELFVSAEEFIQSFEKDEAAANQKFLGKIVAVNGTIKSMDSAAGRISAIILGDPSAMSAVRCLLDSSSSQRIPPLDKGKPTQLKGYCIGATIDPLLGTDVVLERCVIEPPQ; via the coding sequence ATGAAACGAAAGTATATAATTGGAATAATGGCCCTGCTGCTGTTGTTCGGCGCATGGTATGGCTACCATGAATACAACCGGAAAATCGTCCCAACCAGCGACCTGAAAGCGGAACTATTTGTAAGCGCAGAGGAATTCATCCAATCTTTTGAGAAGGATGAAGCAGCCGCTAACCAAAAATTCCTGGGTAAGATCGTTGCAGTGAATGGTACCATAAAATCGATGGACAGTGCTGCCGGCAGGATCAGTGCGATCATCCTGGGTGACCCTTCTGCGATGTCCGCGGTGCGTTGCCTGCTGGATAGCAGTTCAAGTCAAAGAATTCCCCCGCTCGACAAGGGCAAGCCCACCCAATTAAAAGGCTATTGCATAGGTGCAACGATCGATCCCTTATTGGGAACTGATGTTGTCCTTGAACGATGCGTAATTGAACCACCACAATAA
- a CDS encoding c-type cytochrome domain-containing protein, which translates to MRKQILALSGLCCLLLVLSQCKHEAPQGPDTGGNEPPPSSSTCSADTVYFSNTILPLIVSNCAMSGCHDAASAKEGIVLTSYQGIMKIVKAGNARDSKLVEVIKDTGGDRMPPAPNAPLSSAQIASIEKWINQGAKNNSCTGTCDTSGVISYSTRVQPILNNKCTGCHNNNLASAGINLTNYTGVRTVALNGKLYGSIAHLAGYSPMPQGSKLPDCEIATIKKWIDNGSPNN; encoded by the coding sequence ATGCGCAAACAAATCCTGGCGTTGTCGGGGCTATGTTGCCTATTGCTGGTACTTTCCCAATGCAAGCATGAAGCTCCCCAAGGCCCTGATACCGGCGGTAATGAACCGCCCCCTTCTTCCAGCACCTGCAGTGCTGATACTGTTTATTTTTCCAACACCATTCTTCCCCTGATCGTTTCCAACTGCGCCATGAGCGGTTGTCATGATGCAGCATCTGCAAAGGAAGGCATCGTGCTTACTTCCTACCAGGGCATCATGAAAATTGTGAAAGCCGGTAACGCCAGGGATAGTAAACTGGTAGAAGTGATCAAGGATACCGGTGGTGACCGAATGCCGCCCGCGCCCAACGCGCCGCTCAGTTCAGCCCAGATCGCTTCCATCGAGAAGTGGATCAACCAGGGCGCAAAGAACAATTCCTGCACCGGCACCTGTGATACCTCAGGGGTGATCAGTTATTCAACAAGGGTACAGCCCATATTGAATAACAAGTGTACGGGATGCCATAACAATAACCTCGCAAGCGCCGGTATCAATCTCACCAATTATACAGGTGTCAGGACAGTTGCGCTGAATGGAAAATTGTATGGCTCTATTGCCCACCTGGCGGGCTATTCACCTATGCCGCAAGGATCCAAGCTTCCGGATTGTGAGATAGCCACTATTAAAAAATGGATCGATAACGGATCACCAAATAACTAG
- the bcp gene encoding thioredoxin-dependent thiol peroxidase — translation MTHLKEGDKAPAFSGKDQDGRKLSLADFKGKKVVLYFYPKDMTPTCTVQACNLRDNHTLLKQHGFEIIGVSPDDVESHKKFETRNSIPFPLIADPELKIIEKYGVWGEKQLYGRKYMGLHRTTFVIDGNGRILKIFLKPKSKEHAAEILKHCP, via the coding sequence ATGACACATTTGAAAGAAGGGGATAAAGCCCCTGCATTTAGTGGTAAGGACCAGGATGGCAGGAAGCTAAGCCTTGCCGATTTCAAGGGAAAAAAGGTGGTTTTATACTTTTATCCCAAGGATATGACCCCTACCTGTACAGTTCAGGCATGCAATTTGCGTGATAATCACACATTGCTCAAGCAACATGGATTTGAGATCATCGGGGTGAGCCCTGATGATGTGGAAAGCCACAAGAAATTCGAAACCCGCAACAGTATTCCGTTCCCCCTGATCGCAGACCCGGAATTGAAGATCATAGAAAAGTATGGAGTTTGGGGTGAGAAGCAATTGTATGGCCGCAAATACATGGGTTTGCATCGCACCACCTTTGTGATCGATGGGAATGGAAGGATCCTTAAGATCTTCCTGAAGCCGAAAAGCAAGGAACATGCTGCAGAGATACTGAAGCATTGTCCGTAA
- a CDS encoding peptidoglycan DD-metalloendopeptidase family protein, whose amino-acid sequence MKWRILLASLLCSVTLVAQYNGQPDYPKGYFRNPLNIPIDLSGNFGELRPNHYHMGLDLKTQKRENLPVFAAADGYISRIKIEPAGFGRAIYVDHPNGITTVYCHLNDFFPALEDWVKGEQYHLESWKVMLELPPNRFPVKKGDFLAYSGNTGGSQAPHLHFEIRRTKDDVNLNPMLFGFPLQDNTSPSILRLAIYDRNKSVYEQSPRLLATARNGDGFRVPPQVVATNKVSLAITAYDTHTGSSNQNGVYEAVLYDNDKAVVGFRMDQVGYDATRYLNAHIDYKTKSTGGPYLQHLSELPGYLHSIYTRFSGDGVIDLSDGQVHDIRIVVKDGYGNSSTLQTSLQYNGAAYTISAPAGRRFYPMMVDVYETEDCEFVIGERTLYDSVTIQYHRTVTAHPEVVSAVHSIGAPYIPLQDSMVVRIQPVGDLSPAEKERTVMQRFAGNKKDVLKVQWQRNWAMARFRDFGSFQLVLDNKPPEILPIGFSDGANLAGIPRIVFTVKDNLEKWKVLRTELDGKWIRFTNDKGKSFVYRFDEKCPPGEHTLRIVAEDEAGNRTEKQIRFKR is encoded by the coding sequence ATGAAGTGGAGGATCCTCCTGGCGTCCTTATTGTGTTCTGTTACCCTTGTAGCGCAATACAACGGACAGCCCGACTATCCCAAAGGTTATTTCAGGAACCCCCTGAACATTCCCATCGACCTGAGTGGGAATTTCGGGGAGTTACGCCCCAACCATTACCATATGGGACTTGACCTCAAGACCCAGAAAAGGGAGAACCTGCCTGTATTCGCTGCGGCAGACGGGTATATATCCAGGATCAAGATCGAGCCGGCGGGATTCGGCAGGGCTATCTATGTGGACCATCCCAATGGAATTACAACCGTTTACTGTCATTTGAATGATTTCTTCCCGGCCCTCGAGGATTGGGTGAAGGGAGAGCAATACCACCTGGAATCCTGGAAGGTGATGCTGGAATTGCCCCCGAACCGCTTTCCTGTAAAGAAGGGTGATTTCCTGGCCTATAGTGGCAATACGGGCGGTTCACAGGCGCCCCACCTGCATTTTGAGATCCGCAGGACCAAGGATGATGTGAACCTCAATCCCATGTTGTTTGGGTTCCCCCTACAGGACAATACCTCGCCCTCCATCCTGAGGTTGGCCATTTATGACCGGAACAAAAGTGTGTATGAGCAATCACCCCGGCTTTTAGCAACTGCAAGGAATGGCGATGGTTTCAGGGTTCCCCCTCAGGTAGTGGCTACCAATAAAGTGAGCCTGGCCATCACCGCCTATGATACCCATACCGGTTCTTCCAACCAGAATGGGGTTTACGAAGCCGTACTGTACGACAATGATAAGGCCGTGGTGGGATTCCGGATGGACCAGGTTGGCTACGATGCCACCCGTTACCTCAATGCCCATATTGACTACAAGACCAAGTCAACAGGAGGACCCTACCTGCAACACCTTAGTGAGCTGCCTGGCTACCTGCATTCGATCTACACCCGATTCAGTGGTGATGGTGTGATCGATCTTAGTGACGGCCAGGTACACGATATCAGGATCGTGGTGAAAGATGGCTATGGTAATAGTTCGACCCTCCAAACCAGCCTGCAGTATAACGGTGCCGCTTACACGATAAGTGCCCCTGCTGGAAGAAGGTTCTATCCCATGATGGTGGATGTGTATGAAACAGAAGATTGTGAATTTGTGATCGGGGAAAGAACTCTGTACGATTCTGTCACCATCCAGTACCACAGGACCGTCACCGCACACCCTGAAGTGGTTTCGGCTGTGCATTCCATAGGTGCACCTTACATACCCCTACAGGACTCAATGGTAGTAAGGATTCAACCCGTAGGTGATCTTTCACCTGCCGAAAAGGAAAGGACCGTGATGCAACGCTTTGCCGGTAACAAGAAGGATGTGCTGAAAGTGCAGTGGCAGCGCAACTGGGCCATGGCCCGTTTCAGGGATTTCGGCAGTTTCCAGTTGGTGTTGGATAATAAGCCACCTGAGATCCTGCCCATCGGTTTTTCGGATGGGGCGAACCTGGCGGGCATTCCACGTATCGTATTCACCGTAAAGGATAACCTCGAAAAGTGGAAAGTGCTGCGAACGGAACTGGACGGCAAATGGATCAGGTTTACGAACGATAAGGGCAAGAGTTTTGTTTACAGATTTGATGAGAAATGCCCGCCGGGTGAACACACCCTGCGCATCGTTGCCGAAGACGAGGCCGGGAACAGGACAGAGAAGCAGATCAGGTTCAAGCGTTAA
- the carB gene encoding carbamoyl-phosphate synthase large subunit gives MPKDTSIKSVLIIGSGPIIIGQACEFDYSGTQAARSLREEGIKVILINSNPATIMTDPMMADKVYLLPLTVESIEQILEENEIDAVLPTMGGQTALNLAKEAEDLGIWEKYGVRLIGVDIKAIDKAEDREKFRQWMIQLGVPVARAKTANSFLEGKEFAQEIGFPLVIRPSFTLGGTGGGFVHGKDDLDEALNRGLQASPIHEVLVEQAVLGWKEFELELLRDANDNVVIICTVENFDPMGVHTGDSITVAPAMTLSDTAFQLMRNTAIMMMRDLGNFAGGCNVQFALNPATEEIIAIEINPRVSRSSALASKATGYPIAKIAAKLAIGYTLDELENQITKSTSAYFEPALDYVIVKIPRWNFDKFKGADDTLGLQMKSVGEVMGIGRSFTEAVQKACQSLENNAVGLGYYGKSQMHAEELIEYIKTPKWDRIFRIKDALMLGVSVNTIVKATNGIDRWFIYEIQKICTLEKEIAKYKIATIPMELVKEAKRLGFSDEQICRIMGDGTEEELYEKRKAAGIRRVYKMVDTCSAEFEAKTPYFYSTFEEGGANESKRSDKKKVIVLGSGPNRIGQGIEFDYCCVHGLLAIKESGYEAIMVNCNPETVSTDFDIADKLYFEPVYWEHLWEIIEHEQPEGVIVQLGGQTALKLAERLHKKGIRIIGTSFDNMDIAEDRGRFSDMLKDLGIPYPDYGTAYTVDEAVEVANKVGYPVLVRPSYVLGGQRMRIVINDEEVEKAVVSLLKHIPGNKILIDHFLDRCQEAEVDAIFDGENFHVMGVMEHIEPAGIHSGDSNAVLPAFNLSPLEVTTMEYYAEKIARALDIRGLINIQFAIKGSKVYVIEANPRASRTTPFIAKAYQIPYLNIATKVMLGTNKLTDFKFEKKLKGFAIKEPVFSFNKFPNVNKELGPEMKSTGEAIRFIKDLRDPYFRQLYKDRSMYLSK, from the coding sequence ATGCCAAAAGATACTTCCATCAAATCTGTCCTGATCATTGGATCGGGCCCCATTATCATCGGTCAAGCTTGTGAATTCGATTACTCTGGTACCCAGGCGGCCAGAAGCCTGAGGGAAGAGGGTATCAAGGTGATCCTCATCAACAGCAATCCGGCCACTATCATGACCGACCCCATGATGGCCGATAAGGTTTACCTGTTGCCACTGACCGTAGAAAGTATTGAACAGATCCTGGAAGAGAACGAGATCGACGCCGTTCTACCCACCATGGGAGGGCAAACAGCCCTTAACCTGGCCAAGGAAGCCGAAGACCTCGGTATCTGGGAAAAATATGGGGTAAGGCTGATCGGTGTGGATATCAAGGCTATCGATAAGGCTGAGGACAGGGAAAAGTTCCGCCAATGGATGATCCAATTGGGGGTTCCGGTTGCCAGGGCCAAGACTGCCAACAGCTTCCTGGAGGGTAAGGAATTTGCCCAGGAGATTGGCTTCCCGCTGGTGATCCGTCCTTCTTTCACCCTCGGTGGAACCGGTGGAGGATTCGTTCACGGAAAAGACGACCTGGATGAGGCACTCAACCGCGGATTGCAGGCTTCCCCCATCCATGAAGTATTGGTGGAACAGGCTGTTTTGGGATGGAAGGAATTTGAATTGGAACTCCTGCGTGATGCCAACGATAATGTGGTGATCATCTGTACCGTGGAAAACTTCGACCCGATGGGTGTGCATACCGGTGACTCCATTACGGTGGCGCCTGCCATGACCCTCAGCGATACGGCATTCCAGTTGATGCGCAATACCGCTATCATGATGATGCGCGACCTCGGCAACTTCGCCGGTGGTTGTAACGTTCAGTTCGCCCTGAACCCCGCAACGGAAGAGATCATCGCCATTGAGATCAACCCTCGCGTGAGCCGTTCTTCCGCGCTGGCTTCCAAAGCCACCGGTTACCCCATTGCAAAAATTGCCGCTAAACTGGCCATTGGCTATACATTGGATGAACTGGAAAACCAGATCACCAAGAGCACTTCCGCCTATTTCGAACCCGCCCTGGACTACGTGATTGTGAAGATCCCCCGCTGGAACTTCGACAAGTTCAAGGGCGCTGATGATACCCTGGGATTGCAGATGAAGAGTGTGGGTGAAGTGATGGGCATCGGCCGCAGCTTCACGGAAGCCGTGCAGAAAGCCTGCCAGAGCCTGGAGAACAACGCAGTTGGTCTGGGCTACTATGGCAAGAGCCAGATGCATGCCGAAGAACTGATCGAATACATCAAGACCCCGAAATGGGACCGCATTTTCCGCATCAAGGACGCCCTGATGCTGGGTGTGAGTGTGAACACGATCGTGAAAGCCACCAATGGCATCGATCGCTGGTTCATCTATGAGATCCAGAAGATCTGTACCCTCGAAAAAGAGATCGCTAAATATAAGATCGCTACCATTCCCATGGAGCTGGTGAAGGAAGCCAAGCGCCTTGGTTTCAGTGACGAACAGATCTGCCGCATCATGGGCGATGGTACCGAAGAAGAATTATATGAGAAGAGGAAGGCAGCCGGTATCCGCAGGGTATACAAGATGGTAGATACCTGCAGCGCCGAATTTGAGGCCAAGACCCCTTACTTCTATTCAACATTTGAAGAAGGTGGCGCCAATGAAAGCAAGCGTTCCGATAAGAAAAAAGTGATCGTACTGGGTTCAGGCCCCAACCGCATCGGCCAGGGTATTGAATTCGACTATTGCTGCGTTCACGGACTGTTGGCCATCAAGGAATCCGGTTACGAGGCCATCATGGTGAACTGTAACCCTGAAACGGTTTCCACCGACTTCGATATCGCCGATAAGCTCTACTTCGAACCCGTTTACTGGGAACACCTTTGGGAGATCATCGAGCATGAACAACCCGAAGGCGTGATCGTTCAACTGGGTGGGCAAACAGCCCTGAAACTGGCCGAGCGCCTGCATAAGAAAGGCATCAGGATCATCGGTACCTCCTTCGACAACATGGATATCGCCGAAGACCGTGGCCGCTTCAGTGACATGCTGAAAGACCTCGGCATCCCCTACCCCGATTATGGTACCGCTTATACCGTTGATGAAGCGGTTGAAGTGGCCAACAAAGTGGGCTATCCCGTTCTCGTTCGTCCTTCCTACGTATTAGGTGGACAGCGAATGAGGATCGTGATCAACGATGAAGAAGTAGAAAAGGCAGTAGTGAGCCTGTTGAAACATATCCCTGGCAACAAGATCCTCATCGACCACTTCCTGGATCGCTGCCAGGAAGCAGAAGTGGATGCCATTTTCGACGGCGAGAACTTCCACGTGATGGGTGTGATGGAACATATTGAGCCTGCCGGTATCCACTCCGGTGACTCCAATGCGGTACTCCCGGCCTTCAACCTTTCGCCCCTGGAAGTGACCACCATGGAGTATTACGCAGAGAAGATCGCCCGCGCCCTCGATATCAGGGGCCTGATCAATATCCAGTTCGCCATTAAGGGCAGTAAGGTATACGTGATCGAAGCCAACCCCCGCGCTTCCCGTACTACACCATTCATTGCGAAGGCCTACCAGATCCCTTACCTCAACATTGCCACCAAGGTAATGCTGGGTACCAACAAGCTGACCGACTTCAAATTCGAGAAGAAGCTGAAGGGCTTCGCGATCAAGGAACCGGTGTTCAGCTTCAATAAGTTCCCGAATGTGAACAAGGAACTGGGACCCGAAATGAAAAGTACCGGGGAAGCCATCCGCTTCATCAAGGACCTCCGCGACCCCTACTTCCGTCAGCTTTACAAAGACCGAAGCATGTACCTCAGCAAATAA
- a CDS encoding NAD(P)H-dependent oxidoreductase, which produces MQYLDALNWRYATKRMNGEKVPAEKIRNIVEAVRLAPTSYGLQPFNLLVIEDEGLRKKLAPAIYNQPQVTEGSALLVFAAWKTITPLDVEAYIQNIAQTRNIPAESLADFKNMMLGTINSRSNEQLHQWAARQAYIGLGFATMAAAMEQVDSTPMEGFNPEQVNDILGLDEQNLHAVSILALGYRDESNDYLAKAPKVRRPAEEFVINYETELA; this is translated from the coding sequence ATGCAATATTTAGATGCCCTCAACTGGCGTTATGCCACGAAGCGAATGAACGGGGAGAAAGTTCCTGCGGAAAAGATCAGGAACATCGTAGAAGCTGTAAGGCTTGCGCCTACTTCCTATGGCCTGCAGCCATTTAACCTGCTGGTAATCGAAGATGAAGGACTGCGCAAGAAACTGGCCCCGGCCATTTACAACCAGCCCCAGGTAACAGAAGGATCTGCCCTGCTGGTCTTCGCAGCCTGGAAGACCATTACCCCACTGGATGTGGAAGCCTATATCCAGAACATTGCCCAAACCCGAAATATCCCGGCGGAATCGCTGGCCGATTTCAAGAACATGATGCTGGGCACCATCAATAGCAGGAGTAATGAACAACTTCACCAATGGGCTGCAAGACAAGCCTATATCGGTCTTGGATTCGCAACCATGGCCGCGGCAATGGAACAGGTTGACAGTACGCCAATGGAAGGCTTCAATCCAGAACAGGTAAATGATATCCTCGGCCTGGATGAACAAAACCTGCATGCCGTTTCCATTCTTGCCCTGGGGTACCGGGATGAGTCCAATGACTATCTCGCCAAAGCACCAAAAGTGCGGAGGCCGGCAGAAGAATTCGTGATCAATTATGAAACCGAACTTGCCTAA
- a CDS encoding ComEC/Rec2 family competence protein, translating into MWGRAAKWKRAPFIRLLAPLAIGIWLNDHSQPAVSSIAISLLASIALLFVLQVKWLDIPYRYRWIPGIAITLALLLTGCLLHYCGRIENRDDWIGTNCHDYTYFKSIVASHPVTKGKYCKVTLKVFAGITASGKLRTTRGSVIAYISPSTQTALVQGSTVWFPSGKIKPIIETNNPGAFDFKAFAARQDIHHTAYLNDGDLVIPAGQRHHAYYSIIGKLQKSFHDMVSRFIQPKPSRALALALLIGYRDDLDKELLQAYVNTGVVHVIAVSGMHLGLIFLLLQKITRLNLTAKRKVLWLKSILVLICIWVFSLTAGASASVIRAAFMFSFTQLSNLLRKSIDPAQLLSCSAFCLLCFEPEWLFDAGFQLSFAALTGIIYYQPAITSLLQPQNKILQALWELSAVSLAAQILTLPISIGLFRQTPVYFLLGNILAVPLSNIALVLGLVTYFLQWIPKAPDLFGWVTGTLIQWMNHSITSLDQLPGSVINGLQWTFLQVILAFTLILTVTLCFITTRRIFLMASLILLFLFGLEGFRDHYLQSKQELLVIYHRPGRSGIELILGTSSYLLYHPKTRYSQDLQRSCHSFYRVNRTKPLPGQLITYKNHKIAIPWNHSSLPGMLEQQPDYLILTQPVYWKPEWSGKLAPTCLVILDASLPEKAGKKLETILQQQGIRYYNIRKKGALISDLAPQ; encoded by the coding sequence ATGTGGGGAAGGGCAGCAAAATGGAAACGGGCACCATTCATTCGCTTATTGGCACCGCTGGCCATTGGTATTTGGCTTAATGATCATTCCCAGCCTGCAGTAAGCAGCATAGCTATTTCACTACTGGCATCCATCGCCCTCCTGTTTGTCCTCCAGGTGAAGTGGCTGGATATTCCTTATCGTTACCGTTGGATCCCGGGAATAGCCATTACCCTGGCCCTCCTCCTTACAGGCTGCCTCCTGCATTATTGCGGAAGGATCGAAAACCGGGATGACTGGATTGGGACTAACTGTCATGATTACACGTATTTTAAATCCATAGTCGCCAGTCACCCCGTCACCAAAGGGAAATATTGTAAAGTAACTTTAAAGGTATTCGCTGGTATAACAGCATCTGGTAAGCTGCGGACAACTAGGGGATCTGTCATAGCATATATTTCACCCTCAACCCAAACTGCCCTTGTCCAGGGATCAACTGTCTGGTTTCCTTCCGGAAAGATCAAACCAATAATAGAAACCAATAACCCGGGTGCATTTGATTTTAAGGCATTCGCAGCAAGGCAGGATATCCATCATACGGCCTACCTCAACGATGGGGACCTGGTCATTCCTGCCGGCCAGCGCCACCATGCCTACTATTCCATCATCGGAAAGCTCCAGAAAAGCTTCCATGACATGGTGAGCAGGTTCATCCAACCCAAACCAAGCAGGGCGCTGGCTCTGGCCCTCCTGATCGGTTACCGGGATGACCTGGATAAGGAACTCCTGCAGGCCTATGTCAATACCGGGGTAGTGCATGTCATTGCCGTTTCGGGTATGCACCTTGGACTCATCTTCCTTCTCCTGCAGAAGATCACCAGGCTTAACCTGACTGCCAAAAGAAAAGTATTATGGCTGAAATCCATACTTGTCCTCATCTGTATCTGGGTGTTCAGCCTTACAGCAGGTGCATCGGCATCCGTCATCAGGGCAGCTTTCATGTTTTCCTTCACACAACTCTCCAACCTGCTCCGGAAATCCATTGACCCGGCGCAGTTGTTATCCTGCTCTGCCTTCTGCCTGCTTTGCTTTGAACCGGAATGGCTATTCGATGCCGGTTTCCAGCTATCATTTGCTGCCCTGACAGGCATCATATACTACCAGCCTGCCATTACCAGTTTACTCCAGCCGCAAAACAAAATCCTGCAAGCCTTGTGGGAACTCTCCGCTGTTAGCCTCGCGGCGCAAATACTCACACTCCCCATTTCAATTGGCCTGTTCCGCCAGACCCCGGTCTATTTCCTGCTCGGTAATATCCTTGCTGTCCCGCTATCGAATATCGCCCTGGTTCTCGGCCTGGTCACTTACTTCTTGCAATGGATACCCAAAGCCCCCGACCTTTTTGGATGGGTCACGGGAACCCTTATACAATGGATGAACCATTCCATCACTTCCCTCGACCAACTACCGGGATCAGTCATCAACGGTCTCCAATGGACCTTCCTGCAGGTAATCCTGGCATTTACCCTCATCCTTACCGTTACACTATGCTTTATCACCACCCGAAGGATATTCCTGATGGCTTCTTTGATCTTGCTTTTCCTGTTCGGCCTGGAAGGCTTCCGGGACCATTACCTACAATCCAAACAGGAATTACTGGTCATCTACCATCGCCCTGGCAGGTCGGGGATCGAGTTGATCCTAGGCACTTCCTCCTACCTGCTCTACCACCCCAAGACCCGGTATTCACAAGACCTCCAGCGCTCCTGCCATAGCTTTTACCGGGTGAACCGTACAAAGCCCCTGCCTGGCCAGCTCATTACCTACAAGAATCATAAGATCGCCATCCCCTGGAATCATTCGAGCCTGCCCGGAATGCTGGAACAGCAACCCGATTACCTCATCCTCACCCAACCAGTATACTGGAAGCCGGAATGGTCTGGAAAACTGGCCCCGACATGCCTGGTCATCCTGGATGCTTCCCTACCCGAAAAAGCCGGTAAAAAATTGGAAACAATACTACAACAACAGGGCATCAGGTACTACAATATCCGGAAGAAAGGGGCCCTTATAAGCGACCTGGCACCGCAATAA
- the purH gene encoding bifunctional phosphoribosylaminoimidazolecarboxamide formyltransferase/IMP cyclohydrolase encodes MTKKIQSALISVFYKDGLEPLVRLLQEQGVTIYSTGGTQKFIEDLGIACVPVESVTSYPSILGGRVKTLHPKVFGGILGRRNNEQDLSEMKQYEIPELDLVIVDLYPFEETVKSTTDEQAIIEKIDIGGPSMIRGAAKNHRDVVVIASKADYSILEQMLREQNGTTTLEQRRHFAAKAFEVCAHYDVAISQYFTPGFDNYFLSSVPNPRIMRYGENPHQQGVYYGELNELFEQLNGKELSYNNLVDVDAAVQLIREFSNETTAKSFAIIKHTNVCGIAQRATVKEAWDAALAGDPESAFGGVLVVNGTVDYATAEAINEIFFEVLIAPSFEEAALTLLKTKKNRILLKQKQQLNTTQQFRSLLNGVLMQQNDEGNYTKWEEVGGRETSAAEREDLEFANLVCKHLKSNAIALVKNKQLIGKGCGQTSRIDSLRQSIDKARQFNFDLKGAVLASDAFFPFNDCVKMGHEVGIEAYIQPGGSIRDNDSIEYCKTNNLAMVMTGMRHFKH; translated from the coding sequence ATGACCAAAAAGATCCAATCTGCATTGATCTCTGTCTTTTATAAGGACGGACTGGAACCACTTGTTCGCCTGTTGCAGGAACAAGGGGTAACCATTTATTCTACCGGGGGCACCCAGAAGTTCATTGAAGACCTGGGCATAGCCTGTGTACCTGTTGAATCCGTGACCTCTTATCCTTCTATCCTTGGTGGTAGGGTAAAGACCCTGCACCCAAAGGTTTTTGGCGGGATCCTCGGCCGCAGGAACAATGAACAGGACCTCAGCGAGATGAAGCAATATGAGATCCCTGAACTGGACCTGGTGATCGTTGACCTCTACCCGTTTGAAGAGACGGTTAAATCAACCACCGATGAGCAGGCTATCATTGAAAAGATCGATATCGGCGGTCCGTCCATGATCCGTGGTGCTGCCAAGAACCATCGTGATGTAGTGGTGATCGCGTCAAAGGCAGATTATAGCATCCTCGAACAAATGCTCAGGGAGCAGAACGGTACCACCACCCTCGAACAGCGCCGCCATTTTGCAGCAAAGGCTTTTGAGGTTTGTGCCCACTATGATGTTGCCATCTCCCAGTACTTCACACCGGGATTTGACAACTACTTCCTGTCATCCGTTCCCAACCCACGCATCATGCGTTATGGTGAGAACCCCCACCAGCAGGGCGTTTATTATGGCGAACTGAATGAATTGTTCGAGCAACTCAATGGAAAGGAACTCTCTTACAATAACCTTGTGGATGTAGATGCTGCGGTTCAACTGATCAGGGAATTCTCAAATGAAACCACCGCGAAATCCTTTGCCATCATCAAGCACACCAATGTCTGCGGTATTGCCCAGCGCGCTACTGTAAAAGAAGCATGGGATGCTGCGCTTGCCGGTGACCCGGAAAGTGCTTTCGGAGGTGTCCTGGTGGTGAATGGTACCGTTGATTATGCAACAGCAGAAGCGATCAATGAGATCTTCTTCGAAGTACTCATTGCCCCTTCTTTTGAAGAAGCAGCGCTGACCTTGCTGAAGACCAAGAAGAACAGGATCCTGCTGAAACAAAAGCAACAACTCAATACCACGCAACAATTCCGCTCCCTGCTGAATGGTGTATTGATGCAGCAAAATGATGAAGGCAATTATACCAAGTGGGAAGAAGTGGGTGGCCGTGAGACCAGCGCTGCAGAACGTGAGGACCTGGAATTTGCCAACCTTGTGTGCAAGCACCTGAAAAGCAATGCCATTGCCCTGGTGAAGAACAAGCAACTCATCGGCAAGGGCTGCGGCCAAACCAGCCGCATTGACTCTTTGCGTCAATCGATCGATAAGGCAAGGCAATTCAATTTCGACCTGAAGGGTGCGGTATTGGCAAGCGATGCTTTCTTCCCCTTCAACGACTGCGTGAAGATGGGCCATGAAGTGGGCATTGAGGCTTATATCCAGCCCGGCGGATCCATCCGTGATAATGACTCGATCGAATATTGTAAAACAAATAACCTGGCGATGGTGATGACAGGAATGCGTCACTTCAAACATTAA